A genomic region of Salvelinus namaycush isolate Seneca chromosome 7, SaNama_1.0, whole genome shotgun sequence contains the following coding sequences:
- the dipk1c gene encoding divergent protein kinase domain 1C, translating into MGPGPSRGGCLLRWLGLKICRRSTLVFALLWFGTWVFLNGLVFVHRTILSDYCTDDKSKRILQRVCEEYREGALTGDLCEDLCVSGQVEYKRCLYYENGKKVIEARWRGTPVVLKSKLENFSSYESLGLLEYQDPAEELSPLDVVFYATLEIRNSLGLDMGGNASLPPLWGQRMRERGRPYSRAELASLWSLLQQEEYVFLRVLQDLSRHVAKVLGSCGHFYAVEYLSAGHAWDQNIFSLEEVSAGPWTARDMVHRIALSFLDMAWRFDNDFSHRLHLCDIKPENFAIRKDLTVVAIDVDMAFFEPKMRDILEQNCTNDDDCNFFDCVSKCDVKTNKCSSKRRNSNLQVICQKIFRPWFSPTLLGAKAGLPLQVDLQRAVQECAETPWGEDEERPQALQKRLLHLLTRLLHQGTSSERGGADGEGVHSHTALNF; encoded by the exons ATGGGGCCGGGTCCATCACGGGGTGGCTGTTTGCTCAGGTGGCTGGGGTTGAAAATATGCCGCAGGAGCACGCTGGTGTTCGCCCTGCTCTGGTTCGGCACTTGGGTGTTCCTCAATGGCTTGGTGTTTGTGCATCGGACCATCCTCTCCGACTACTGCACGGATGACAAGAGCAAGAGGATACTGCAGAGAGTG tgTGAGGAGTACCGCGAGGGCGCCCTGACTGGTGACCTGTGCGAGGACCTGTGCGTGAGCGGCCAGGTGGAGTACAAGCGCTGCCTCTACTACGAGAATGGCAAGAAGGTGATCGAGGCTCGGTGGCGTGGCACTCCCGTGGTGCTCAAGTCCAAGCTGGAGAACTTCTCCTCCTACGAAAGCCTGGGCCTCCTGGAGTACCAGGACCCGGCCGAGGAGCTCTCTCCCCTGGACGTGGTCTTCTACGCCACCCTGGAGATCAGGAACTCCCTGGGGCTGGACATGGGTGGCAACGCCTCGCTGCCACCGCTGTGGGGCCAGAGGATGAGGGAGCGTGGGCGGCCCTACTCGCGGGCAGAGCTGGCATCGCTTTGGTCCCTGCTCCAGCAGGAGGAGTACGTCTTCCTGAGGGTGCTGCAGGACCTCAGCCGCCACGTGGCCAAGGTGCTGGGTTCCTGCGGACACTTCTACGCTGTTGAGTACTTGTCGGCGGGCCACGCCTGGGACCAGAACATATTCTCTCTGGAGGAGGTATCGGCGGGCCCATGGACGGCGAGGGACATGGTGCACCGCATCGCCCTCAGCTTCCTGGACATGGCGTGGCGCTTCGACAATGACTTCTCGCACCGCCTCCACCTGTGCGACATCAAACCAGAGAACTTTGCCATCCGGAAGGACCTTACG GTGGTGGCTATAGATGTGGACATGGCTTTCTTCGAGCCCAAAATGCGAGACATCCTCGAGCAGAACTGCACTAATGACGACGACTGCAACTTCTTCGATTGCGTCTCGAAATGCGACGTGAAGACGAACAAGTGCAGCTCAAAGCGGAGGAATAGCAACCTGCAG GTGATCTGTCAGAAGATCTTCAGGCCCTGGTTCTCTCCCACGCTGCTGGGCGCCAAGGCGGGCCTCCCCCTCCAGGTGGACCTCCAGCGGGCGGTGCAGGAGTGTGCCGAGACGCCCTGGGGAGAGGACGAGGAGCGTCCCCAGGCCCTCCAGAAGCGCTTGCTGCACCTCCTTACGCGCCTTCTCCACCAAGGGACCTCCTCTGAGCGTGGGGGCGCAGATGGAGAGGGCGTTCACTCCCACACAGCTCTTAACTTCTGA